A stretch of the Takifugu flavidus isolate HTHZ2018 chromosome 1, ASM371156v2, whole genome shotgun sequence genome encodes the following:
- the upp2 gene encoding uridine phosphorylase 2 encodes MSAAAMAPILLNCVGNDNKDYIKQHVQVKNPYLDTMEEDILYHFSLGTKTHNLPEMFGDIKFVCVGGSANRMKAFAQFMHQELKLSGNPEEIQDICAGTDRYCMYKVGPVLSISHGMGVPSISIMLHELIKLLHHAQCRDVVLFRLGTSGGVGLAPGTVVITAKAVDYSFLPQFEQVVLGKVITRSTELDEGVSNELLQCSSELNSFPTVIGNTMCTHDFYEGQGRLDGALCSFSHEEKLEYLSKAYEAGVRNIEMESTVFAAMCRVCGLKAAVICVALLNRFEGDQITASHDVLVEYQQRPQNLVSYFIKKRLGLNV; translated from the exons ATGTCTGCTGCCGCCATGGCGCCCATTTTACTCAACTGCGTGGGCAACGATAACAAAGACTACATCAA aCAACATGTGCAAGTGAAAAATCCCTACCTGGACACCATGGAGGAGGATATTCTCTACCACTTCAGCTTGGGCACAAAGACTCATAACCTTCCGGAAATGTTTGGAGACATTAAG tttgtgtgtgtggggggcagcGCCAACCGAATGAAGGCCTTTGCCCAGTTCATGCACCAGGAGCTGAAGCTGTCTGGGAACCCCGAAGAGATCCAGGATATATGTGCGGGAACCGACCGTTACTGCATGTATAAAGTGGGACCAGTTCTCTCCATCAGC CATGGAATGGGTGTCCCTTCCATCTCTATCATGCTGCACGAGCTCATCAAACTGCTGCATCACGCTCAGTGTCGCGATGTGGTGCTGTTTCGTCTGGGAACATCTGGCGGAGTTG gcctggctccagggacGGTGGTGATCACAGCTAAAGCCGTGGACTATTCCTTCCTCCCCCAGTTTGAGCAGGTGGTGCTGGGAAAAGTCATCACCAGGAGTACCGAGCTGGATGAGGGAGTCTCCAACGAGCTCCTGCAGTGCTCCTCTGAGCTCAACAGCTTCCCCACCGTGATTGGAAACACCATGTGCACCCACGACTTCTACGAAG GTCAAGGCCGACTGGATGGCGCGCTCTGTTCCTTCTCTCATGAAGAAAAACTGGAGTATCTAAGCAAAGCATACGAGGCTGGAGTGAGGAACATCGAAATGGAGTCCACAGTGTTTGCAGCCATGTGCCGGGTCTGCGGCCTCAAAG CCGCTGTGATCTGTGTTGCACTGCTGAATCGTTTTGAAGGAGACCAGATCACTGCCTCTCATGACGTCCTGGTGGAGTATCAGCAGAGACCTCAAAACCTGGTGTCCTACTTTATCAAGAAACGCCTGGGACTTAACGTCTAA
- the LOC130525751 gene encoding coiled-coil domain-containing protein 148-like: MSGTQRFNTSYSAEGAEKLTIRMKNGAGISKYKPVDYERLQAIIDAKRLETDALREKNKKLQCEAKATKESGVLRQQRQVWCREYSRLKKAEEKAEKDLYDFLEEIVESNKTDPDISILGDYALLLQSEQDAFRDATVEPIFQLKEDLKIRLAEEQHQQRRAHHPNWEQVLQQIQFVKDQQAGINDKLDEECFSLEEEINSLSLEEYLDLNSVNLVNLEDVPKEVLDSDCPYPELKACLHFAFHSQMETYQKRLQTLQQQLGKIDRFGGWCTDDHQRFLFTLSQYTRGIANSRELCMDMLQRLFPDRTRKQLLEHERVWDMWRYTHLQLKVVTQQWQRDYKELVNRALVTLEEAKHAHQEELKLQKDRKHQRDVCLQLRKKLQQWRAQQEEVATLEGIIAARQREREEARLKRDQEKEMEFRTEQREKIRQFHVKQRNRMYVVEQRERERLAHLRGVMEEQAREDRERVQFRADLFLKRWAAKQEQELLRQKEDEEIQNRLEALRIKVRVVAEGDPDRMMAHTEAWKSRHRHDECEVQRPLYPLNTYTDAQIMSDPRVRAEQSLWKAGLHHSQYAKKVLSTIHPPKPPRRDTKSTLKF, translated from the exons AATAAAAAGCTCCAGTGTGAAGCCAAGGCAACCAAAGAGAGCGGCGTGTTACGGCAGCAAAGACAGGTGTGGTGCAGAGAGTACTCCAGGCTGAAAAAGGCTGA GGAGAAGGCTGAAAAAGATCTCTATGACTTTCTAGAAGAGATTGTGGAGAGTAATAAAACAGATCCTGACATCAGTATCCTTGGAGATTATG CGCTACTCCTCCAGTCGGAGCAGGATGCCTTCCGGGATGCCACGGTAGAGCCTATTTTTCAGCTTAAGGAAGACCTGAAGATTAGACTGGCTGAAGAACAACACCAGCAGCGCAGGGCCCATCACCCAAACTGGGAGCAAGTTTTACAACAG ATTCAATTTGTGAAAGATCAGCAAGCTGGAATAAATGACAAACTTGATGAGGAGTGTTTTTCCTTAGAAGAGGAGATAAACTCTCTCAGTCTGGAG gaataCTTGGATCTCAATTCAGTGAATCTTGTAAACCTAGAGGATGTTCCAAAGGAAGTCCTGGATTCAGACTGCCCTTACCCTGAGTTGAAGGCCTGCCTTCACTTCGCCTTCCACTCCCAGATGGAAACATACCAGAAAAGGCTGCagactctgcagcagcaactaGGAAAAATTGACAG GTTCGGTGGGTGGTGCACAGACGATCACCAGCGgttcttgttcactttgtcTCAGTACACTCGTGGCATTGCCAACAGCAGGGAACTCTGCATGGACATGCTTCAAAGACTCTTTCCTGACAGAACTAGAAAACAGCTG CTGGAGCATGAACGTGTGTGGGACATGTGGCGCTACACCCATTTACAGCTAAAGGTGGTGACCCAACAGTGGCAGCGAGACTATAAAGAGCTTGTGAACCGAGCCCTAGTTACTCTGGAAGAGGCAAAGCATGCCcaccaggaggagctgaagctccAAAAAGACCGTAAGCATCAGCGGGACGTCTGCCTCCAACTCAGAAAAAAG ctgcagcagtggcgagcccagcaggaggaggtggcgaCGCTGGAGGGAATTATTGCTGCTAGACAACGAGAGAGAGAAGAGGCGAGGCTGAAGAGGGACCAGGAGAAGGAAATGGAattcagaacagagcagagagaaaaa ATCAGGCAGTTTCACGTGAAACAGAGGAACCGGATGTATGTCGttgaacagagagaaagagagagacttGCTCATCTGAGGGGCGTTATGGAAGAACAAGCAAGGGAAGATAGAGAGAG GGTGCAGTTTCGGGCAGATTTGTTCCTGAAGAGATGGGCAGCaaaacaggagcaggagcttcTACGACAGAAGGAAGACGAGGAGATTCAGAATCGTCTGGAAGCTCTGCGAATTAAG GTTAGAGTGGTGGCAGAAGGAGACCCCGACAGGATGATGGCACATACGGAGGCTTGGAAGAGTCGACACAGGCATGACGAGTGTGAGGTCCAAAGGCCTCTCTACCCTCTGAACACATACACAGATGCACAG ATTATGTCTGATCCAAGAGTGCGTGCTGAACAGTCTCTGTGGAAGGCTGGGCTGCATCACTCTCAGTATGCTAAGAAGGTCCTCTCCACCATTCATCCCCCCAAACCACCAAGAAGAGATACCAAATCCACACTCAAATTCTGA